The genomic region GATTAAACAAGCCACCAAATAACATTGGTATGTTATATCCAGTGTTTGTTTTACAAGTGCTGTTGGTCATCCCTATGCTTCTTAGCTCACAATATGGACTTAACTGAGCCAGTGGTTTGGCATCATCGTCGTCATCAGATCTGACAGGCAACGATTCTGTATCTGGGGCTATACAATCTTGGCCTTGAGACATCAACTATACCAGAACATTCCGATCCTTACACACTCCAGACCCTTGTCCAGACATTCTTTCAATGAAATATGTGACCACAGTCTCAGGGTTGCGTAACCTAGAAACGCAATAAATGTGTACCATCGGATTAAAAGCAACTCATCAAATCCACTCCCCAACGTATTCTGAGAAAGTCTTCACAAacgaggacagtgcaggaattcgATGCTGCTTTTTTTCTTATTACACTAATATTCGTGCAAAAAGGACAAAAGACAAAGTTATAGAATAGCTAAATTTCATAGTCGTTACTGGACATACGTGCAATAGTGCAATTTTCTTGTGCCACTCCAAGAATGCAGACATTTTTATACTGTCCAAAGGACTTTTCGTGCAAAATGTTTACTAGCGTGCTCGCTTTGCATTCCTGCTTTTGTTCCTCTGTTTGGATGCGACTGCTGTATCTCTCGGCTGTATACGTCTCTCTCCATTTTGTTGGccgcttctccccttcctcctatCCTGGCGGAGCTTCTGATCCCAGTTCTGATATTCACAAAAATACCAACTTAATTTACACATTATTCAGTATGTATCTCcttttacaaaataattcaatgggAATGCGCGTGTTAAACTGGTTATTTCTTTCTCGTCACGCTTCTCCAATTTAACTTCATTATCACAACGTTTCTTTTAATAACTGAAgtaggcaaaaaaaaaagtttatacgGTATAAAGCAGCCTGATACTTTACCTTGATTCTTTTCCCAAGTCGATCCTTCCATTTTACAGCTATGGAACCCTCAACCAAAAGTAacctgtgcaaaaaaaaaagacaacccAACTCGATTAGTACTAACCAGGTCCGTGGTAGCTCAGACAAATAGATTTGACTCATGTGATCTCAGATATAAAACGGTGAAAACTTGTTATCTGTACCTCGCCCTCTCTTCATCCTCGTAGCCCATAATAACGTACTCTTCGTTGGTTTTGATTTCAGGACAGAGACAGGCGGAACTTGTGTGAAGCGTCACTGTTTCCTTTGGAATGTTCACCAGGGAAGATTTCAGAACATCTTTCACTTCCACCGTCGTGGCAACGTCGTGACATTTATTTCTCACTTCTTTCACTTTGGCTCGAATGACTGGAATTAGTTCCCCAATAAATAATATTTATTTGCACATAAAGACAGTTCACATATTTAATCTCGACAACATTGTCGTGCTTCAGGATTGGGGTGGGTGGCGTTGGGGGGTTGGTGGTTGCAGCCTGTTTTATTCCTATTTCATCTATCCTCTATGGAGCAGTTTAATGGATGAAGCGCCAATAATCCCAACTATCTGTAATAGTCTTTAGATATAACAAGCCCTGAATTGTATGCCAGAAGACTGACTATTGCACCAGACTATTGCAAGGCCAGTATAAATTCAGGCACTGCAGTAATTCTGTTGCTTATTATTCACATTTCTATAATATTCCCAATAATAAAACGAGCTGTTAGTATTTAGTCAAAGATGAAaatgaaatgttgtcctttaaaCAGTAAACATTACGTTCCCGCGAATTGTATTCTTCCAACGTGGTATTGGAGTGTTTCGTATTTTCACAATTTAGATGGTATCATCCGACACTATGTGAAACATACTATTTTAGATTGCactatttgctttttttttaaaaacgcggaTTACTGAATCACCAAAAATTATAGATAATATAATTTACACGCAACCTCTCTGATGTGTGACCTAAACGAACATTCGGGTGAATAAGAGAACTTGCTTAAAGCCTAGGTAAGATGCAGGTTTgttcccccccaccaactcataTCTTTTTCTTACTTCCGTACAGTCGAAAAGGCCGCGTGAATGACACGTGTTCTTACTATAAAGTCCATAAGGAGGGACACTTACCGTAATTATAGTTGTTCTTCAGGTAAACTTTCTGAGTGAGTTTTACTGCCGGACACTTGCAGCTATCTGAAGAGGAAAACACGGAGGTGTGTTGAAGTGTGAGGTAAAGTGACAGTTTATATTGTGTGTTTCAGGCCATAAACTGCACGTGTTTCTCCAGCAGGATGGCCAGCAAAACAAGTCCCTAGTTGGACTGAGCACCATGCGCGGGCACCGCCGAAATAAGCACTGGATTGTGGTCTGTGAAAATGAAAAGCGAATACCGTCCCCAACGGCGTTTAATTTATCCTAACAGTCACTGCCCGTCTTTTACCGGTAATTTATAATGTGCTCATTTATGCAGAATGGAAGAATGCAGTTATCGTCTGCGGCCATGGGTTGACACGTGAGCACCTCATTTGGCGCCAGGTGCACGGGGCATGTGAGGCGACCCTATCGGTGCAAGGTGTATAAGAGTTTCCAGCTGATCTAATTTGTGGGCCGCCTACCACGGGACCTTGAGATGGCAGGATTTTACGTGGCATCTGAAGGCTCGATAGTATGTGACAAGTTGCTATAACACATGAGGAATGATGAGATGGGGGAAAGAAGAAGGTTATGTGAAAAGTAGATGTTTCATTAGATATCAAGGAGTTTATATGACATGTGAGGAGGGGTCATCTGGTGAGAGGAGTTTGCTGGTTCATAGGGATTTTCCATGACACTTGAGAGATAGGGTACAACAGGGCTGTAAACAAATTAATTTGCTTCCAAATGCTGTTCTGCATCCCTCCCTCCTAACAACCACCGTCGGTGGGACATTTCTAGGATGGTCTGGGGGCATGTTCCTCTAAAGCTTGAACTTTTTACATTTAAAAGGTGCAAATTATGAATTCTGTTTATATTAAATAATTTTTATGATCAACTGATAAATGTTTACTCTTAAAAAATGTAGGAAAAAATGAGTGGGTTCATCCATATCCAACATACCAACCAGATCATGGCTTCCTCCAAAAATTACATCAAATGGTTACTTTCCCTCTTTCACAGAGGAACTCTCCATCTCCACGGGGACAATCTTTCCCTCCAACCCTCTCCCCAGTTTACAGATGGGTTCTGCCCCCAACTCGCTAATTCACATTATCCCTCCCTGGTCCACATTGGCACTTTGCCTCCTTGATGTGCTTTGCACTGCCACCCGCCCGCAGCTCCTATCTGTTATGACTACTGCTTAACTCTCACCCCTTCACAGAGGCACACTGTGCTGCAGGCAGGAAGCCATGATTTATTGAGAGGCCAGGAATTCCCGGTTGCAGCACAGAGTCTGCTCCTGGAAGAAAACAGCAGCGCCAAGTACCAGCGACACGAGTAGGAAGAACACCAGTAAATGGAGCTTGGGGCAGCAAATCTGCTATTGTAGCGCTCCAGTAGCTGATGTGCATCCCCAGGAACTGAAAAGTGTGTGCATTTACCTAAACTGCGCATCCCTCGCTATTGTGTTGGGGAAACGTGTTTAATGCTAAAGGTCGCATTGGAGCTTGGGGAAGTGTACATATGATTCAGCTGGAGCCTTTAGACCGTCACTTTAGTCCCAATGCTGCTGTGgctgttacatagaatttcatagaatttacagcacggaaattGGTTGTTGGTCCCTACAGTCGGTGTTGGTGCTTATCTTCTACAGGAGCagtaatcctaatcccatgtgcccgtcCTGTTCCCACATCCTCTTAGCCCGCTTTCCTTCAACACCTATCTAACATATTCTTAATTGTTGACATAGACTCTGCTTTAATCACTAACTCTGGGTAGCTTATTCCACAGcctcaaccctctgtgtaaaaaaatccTGCTCTTTGTCATGCATGttatcttatatctgtgtcctctggttctagacccCAAAGTTACTTACGTTCAATTATACTGGGCATGGCGAAGTAAGTGGTTGTGGTTTGGGGAATCTGTATTACACTTGATCAAGGTTCAGATAATGCTAGAACTGACAACTTTCTGAAAGAAGAAGCAATCACTGTTGTGCTACATGATGCTGCTGCCAGAAAGGGTGCTGGCTCAAGTTTTTGACGTGCGTTGAAGAATACGATCTCGCTCACACTTACCTCCCAAAATTGCAGCACcatgtgcattttttttattcgttcatgggatgtgggcgtcgctggcgaggccagcatttattgcccatccctaattgcccttgagaaggtggtggtgagccgccttcttgaaccgctgcagtccgtgtggcgaaggttctctcacagtgcataTGCAGTTATATACCAAGTCTGCACAGTTTCAGATTAAGACACCGCTCATCGTATGCGTATTTGGAGGGTGGTATTCGGCCATGTCAGTAAAGGTAGACTGGCTTCTTTCGCATTATGATGTGTAACAACATATTACTTTTTGCGGCATTGTGTCTGCTTCTCATATTGTACTAGGACAAATAAAGGTGACTCCGGTTGGACGGCCAATTCCCATTGGCCTCTGTGGTGTTAGTCTAGGGTACCGATTTACAGTTCAGTGGTATTCTATACTGGTGGTAACGATAGGTTGATACCAGCATGAATATAGTACCAGGTTTCTAGCGCAACATTATGTGTGTCTGTCGAGCAAAGGATTTCATTTGGCTTCGGCTAAATTTTCTCTGTTGGCAACGCATGAAAAAATAGGTAAAAATACTTAAGGCGCAGCTCTAACTTTTCAATCATTAGATACATTAGTATAGAATGATATTCGTAAAACTCCCATTCCATAAACCAATGTGTGCATTTGCTGCCTGCCGGGCCAGCGTGCTCAAAGCTCCAAGAATAACCCCTTTCAGTTTACTTGATGTTCGGAGAAGGCGGCACTTACGGCATCCCCTTACTTGGCGTTGCAGGAACAGCCCTGTCCTAACATCTATCACTTCCTCCATCTTCGACACCAGTTTTTTGATTATTCGGTGATTAACGACCCTTACAGTTACATACATTAAAAGTAGGATACACCTTTAACCAAAAATGAGTGATTATTACTCATGATGAATTACACTTGGCAGGTCTAAGTTGTTTACTGGGAATGTTGCTCACTCAAAAGTGTATTGTATAGATGTCCCAGGTTGACCAATATGAGAGTCTTTAATACACAATTGACATTCAGAGGTGTCCTAAGGAGGCACAGGGTGGCCCTGTTTTAGTGGTCTTCAACTTCATTGATGATTCATAATGTCACTTCTCATAGTAATTGTGAAATGAGCTTTTTTTATTCCATTTACTTGGACATACATGTGGACCAAGTACAAGTTTAACCGCGGTCAAGCGTACTGTGTATTTTGCATGTTCTTTTATGGCAAAGTAAAAAACATTAGATTACTTACCGCCTCCCAAGTTCCTGCAGTTACTATTGGGAGAATGGATCGATAGGTCCGGAACTGTTTCTTAAAAACAAAAGTAGCTCAGTTAAATGTTTCTTACAAAGATTTTGTCGAACTTTGAGTTTACTGAGCAATTGATATAAACCGATAAAAACGTCCGGACTGATGAGCATTTTTTAGTAAAAATACAATTACATTTCTGCAATTTGTCATAACTATCACCAGTAAATCTGGCCATCTTATTCCTTTGCATGTTAAGCCTCTGTAAGGACCACAGTATGGTTCTGCGCGGTAATTTATATGTAAATACCCCGTGGACGACTTAGCCTCTATTGTctccttttaacattttcaaaTCACTATCCCTTCAGCATTTTATGTAACAAATACCATGCTTATGTTTACTTGCTGACGACCTCGAGGACGCTACGAATTCATGTTAAAGTCCGTTCACACCTAAAGAGGTGTATTATTTAGCAATACACGATTATACATTGCAAGCCAAAAATCCTAGAGATCTTAATGTCAATTAAGGCATCTTTACAGCGGCCAAACAACTACCGCGCGCAGCGTTAGTTGGAAAGTTTCATAAATATTGAAAAATGATTTAAAATCGCCATTCTATTTACAACATAGTAACGTATGTGTAAGAGAATCTACCGATTTCGTGATTCAGTGGCTTATTTTGCATATTTAGAAAACAAAAACTAGTAGCACACCCTTCTTCGAAATCATTTGGATCTGCTTGAGAATGCACTCTATGTAACTACCATTCAGCTGTGATTTACACACGTAGACAGATGTAAAACTCACCGGGTGCATCGGCTGTCACGATGGCTTCGGGGGAGATACAGACTCCCCGGTCGTAGACGGGGAACTCCTCGCAGGCGAGGTTCTCCGGCCAGGTATGGTTGTACCTTCTCATGACAGGCTCACAGCCATCTCTTGCTCTCTCGCACACCGATTTACAGGGCTTGATGGGCTCGTGTTGAAAGTCGATGGTGCAAATCGGCGCATACATCGCACAGAGGAAAAAGAGCAACACCGGGCTGCAGTTAATGCCCACCAATCCCTCGTACTGCTCGATGGCCAACACGGCGTTGTCCTGGGTACTGTGGTGCAGATGGTTCGGCATCTTCGTCATGTTCCAGGGCATTGGCTTGCACATCGGGATCCGGATGGGCTCGCAGGCAGCGGCTTCTACCATGCGAACCAAACCCAGGCAACCCATCCACAACAAGACGGAGCAGACCCCAAAGCGAAGCATCGTAGAAGCCGGAGTGTTTCAGTCGGACCTCGTTAGATGTATGCGGCTTGAAATACTGAATGTTCTGTATTACTGCTACTGGAGAGTTCTTAAAGCGGGCTTGAGTTTCTCAGCGCTGGAGTTTTGAAGGGACGGTGCTCAGGAGCGCGCTGTCGCTTTCCTTCCCGCGTGAAACTGACCAGACTccgttttttttaaatccttgtATCTTTCTGCCCAAACAGTGCGCCCTCCTTCCCTCAACCCAGTCGGCTAATGAGTGCGTTTACATCACCAGCCAAAAAACGATGCACTTTTATTACTTTTCAAACAGCAGCCGTATGACGCGATTTTGTCCTGTTCCATTTGAAAAATTGCCCATCAAATGACTGTAAGGTCGGGAATTTATGATTTTAATCACCAATAAAATATGTTTCTCGTGCTTTTTGGGCGTGTTAGTAGTGTCTCTTATTCAGGCAGTGAATGATTTCTTAGGTCAAGATCATTGCCACGGTTTCTGACTGCTAACTATTCAATGAACGTGCGACTTAAAGAAAATAACATACAGATAAATAAACCAACTGATTTTAAAAGTCCTGACATTCCAGAAAAACACAAAATACACTAACAAAATACTTCAGCAATTCTACTCTTAATTTCTGAAAAACACGTCGCAGAAATAGCCCCTGGCCCAAAAAGTAAATACATATAAAACCAAACAAATGAAAGCAACGAGTAAAATTCGGGGCTATTGAAATATCATGATTTTGTTGTCTGTAGCTTTAGTTTAAGCAACAGTCATAACTTGCCACCAGGTTACATGAACTTGTTTCGCGTAATATGTGAATATTTGTAGATTGAAGCATAAAGGAAAAATGTCAACAATGCAACATGAAAATAGAGATTTAAAGCTGATTTAGTAGGATGATTCAATTATCGATTAATTGCAAGGATGCAATACGAGTTTGAAAGTGCCACAGACCACTATTTTAAATAAACAGAGAATTTCGTCAGtgataaaaaataaaattgtgtGCCTAGAATATTTGCTGCATATCTTACAGCACTGTGAACTGTAGTGCCCGTGAGTTTCTAGTGTAGAGCTAACGGTTGCACGTtgggtttctttttaaattagAAATTTTACTGGTGGCCGGCGAGCAAAGTTCTCCAAATGTGTGAATGTGCACAAGTTCTGGTTTACCATGACCAAACAGCAGCACCAGCGGAAAATAGGCAGAGTCCCAAAGGCATCAACACATTTCTAATATACAATCTTCCATTTTCCTTTGTGGTGAGTTTTCTTTAAATTTCGCTTTGTGGATTCATAATATGCCGGAAAATTGAATTTTAATGGGAAAGAATGCGCTTTGTGCATTGCTGGAATATGTAAGACCTCTATAATTTTAGTAT from Heptranchias perlo isolate sHepPer1 chromosome 7, sHepPer1.hap1, whole genome shotgun sequence harbors:
- the frzb gene encoding secreted frizzled-related protein 3 isoform X2, with product MLRFGVCSVLLWMGCLGLVRMVEAAACEPIRIPMCKPMPWNMTKMPNHLHHSTQDNAVLAIEQYEGLVGINCSPVLLFFLCAMYAPICTIDFQHEPIKPCKSVCERARDGCEPVMRRYNHTWPENLACEEFPVYDRGVCISPEAIVTADAPVPDLSIHSPNSNCRNLGGDSCKCPAVKLTQKVYLKNNYNYVIRAKVKEVRNKCHDVATTVEVKDVLKSSLVNIPKETVTLHTSSACLCPEIKTNEEYVIMGYEDEERARLLLVEGSIAVKWKDRLGKRIKNWDQKLRQDRRKGRSGQQNGERRIQPRDTAVASKQRNKSRNAKRAR
- the frzb gene encoding secreted frizzled-related protein 3 isoform X1 — encoded protein: MLRFGVCSVLLWMGCLGLVRMVEAAACEPIRIPMCKPMPWNMTKMPNHLHHSTQDNAVLAIEQYEGLVGINCSPVLLFFLCAMYAPICTIDFQHEPIKPCKSVCERARDGCEPVMRRYNHTWPENLACEEFPVYDRGVCISPEAIVTADAPETVPDLSIHSPNSNCRNLGGDSCKCPAVKLTQKVYLKNNYNYVIRAKVKEVRNKCHDVATTVEVKDVLKSSLVNIPKETVTLHTSSACLCPEIKTNEEYVIMGYEDEERARLLLVEGSIAVKWKDRLGKRIKNWDQKLRQDRRKGRSGQQNGERRIQPRDTAVASKQRNKSRNAKRAR